The sequence TTGCGCGCCTGGTGGATGCGGGACTTGGCGGTGCCGAGCGGGATGCCGAGCTGCTCGGCCACCTCGCTGTAGTCGAGCTGGCAGATGTCACGCAGCACCAGTGCCTGGGCCAGATCGGGCTTGTCGGCCTCCAGCGCCTCCATCGCGTCGAGCAGGTCCAGCCGGGATCCGGCGATCACGCTCACCCGGGCGACGTCCGGCCTCTGCAGCGGCAGCTCGTCCGAGCTCTGCTCGGCGGAGCGCCGCTTCAGCGAGCGGTAGGTGGTCCGGGCGCAGTTGGCGGTCACGATGTGCAGCCACGTGGTGAACCGGGCCCGCCCCTCGAAGCGGCCGATGTTGCGGGCCACCGCCAGCAGCGTGTCCTGGCAGGCCTCCTCGGCGTCCTGCCGGTAGGGCAGGATGCGCCCGCAGTGCCGCAGCACGTCGGGTTCGATCCGCTTCAGCAGCTCACCCAGCGCGCGGTGGTCACCTCGGGCGGCCACCCGGGCCAGTTCCTCGGTCGTCTCGTCCAGCGCCATCACGGGCCCCCATCAGCGGTCACAGTCGCTCGACATCCTACGGTCGAGGGTTATGTTTGGTTAACCTTCGGGACAAGCATGTCCCTATGCGAGGGGATCTGATGAACGCGATCCTGGTGGCCTCCAACCGTGGCCCCGTCTCCTTCACTCTCTCCGAGGACGGTTCCCTGAGCATGCGCAGGGGAGGCGGCGGCCTGGTGTCCGGCCTGGCGGAGGTGGCCAGAGACCTCAACATGCTCTGGGTCTGCGCCGCGCTGTCCGACGGCGACCGGGGTGCGGCACGGCTCGCGCCGGGTGGCCGGCTCGACCACGCCGGCTACGACACCGGAGCGGTACGGATGCTCGACATCCCTCCGACGATCTTCCACCGGGCCTACAACGCGGTGGCGAACTCCACCCTCTGGTTCGTCAACCACCTCCTCTACGACACCCCCAACCGGCCGCAGTTCGACGCCAGGTTCGGCCGCGAGTGGGAGTCCTACCAGGCCTACA comes from Streptosporangium roseum DSM 43021 and encodes:
- a CDS encoding RNA polymerase sigma factor, with amino-acid sequence MALDETTEELARVAARGDHRALGELLKRIEPDVLRHCGRILPYRQDAEEACQDTLLAVARNIGRFEGRARFTTWLHIVTANCARTTYRSLKRRSAEQSSDELPLQRPDVARVSVIAGSRLDLLDAMEALEADKPDLAQALVLRDICQLDYSEVAEQLGIPLGTAKSRIHQARKYVQSALGDAYGF